A single genomic interval of Gouania willdenowi chromosome 22, fGouWil2.1, whole genome shotgun sequence harbors:
- the LOC114455873 gene encoding myb-like protein V, with amino-acid sequence MNFATCCCLSLLFIIVVQCKQPPSCHPYQMDGLTQYPLLDPEGFLAAQPTDWDVSWELENDFVIANLNGKKLPYVRNHTIKGITTTMCFTHIRITLFSISKGNETVVHCNISCSETTPSIVDQSIKPIPSTVDQSSKPTPSTVDQSPKPTPSTVDQSPKPTPSTVDQSPKPTPSTVDQSPKPTPSTVDQSPKPTPSTVHQIHK; translated from the exons ATGAACTTCGCCACTTGCT GTTGTCTTTCTCTACTATTTATAATAGTAGTACAATGTAAACAGCCACCATCTTGCCATCCCTATCAGATGGATGGTCTCACACAGTACCCGTTGTTAGACCCAGAGGGGTTTTTGGCTGCCCAACCCACCGACTGGGACGTGTCATGGGAACTTGAAAAC GACTTTGTTATCGCCAACCTGAACGGAAAAAAACTCCCTTACGTGAGAAATCATACCATCAAAGGAATCACAACCACGATGTGTTTTACACATATTAGGATCACGTTGTTCTCCATCTCAAAG GGGAATGAAACTGTAGTACACTGTAACA TCAGCTGTAGTGAAACAACTCCCTCCATTGTGGATCAAAGCATCAAACCCATTCCCTCCACTGTGGATCAAAGCTCCAAACCCACTCCCTCCACTGTGGATCAAAGCCCCAAACCCACTCCCTCCACTGTGGATCAAAGCCCCAAACCCACTCCCTCCACTGTGGATCAAAGCCCCAAACCCACTCCCTCCACTGTGGATCAAAGCCCCAAACCCACTCCCTCCACTGTGGATCAAAGCCCCAAACCCACTCCCTCCACTGTGCATCAAA Ttcacaagtaa